Proteins from one Tsuneonella aeria genomic window:
- a CDS encoding CHAP domain-containing protein, producing the protein MKCIASIIALMCALAVSGPAAASASEAFEAPAGQVELAPYLQCVPYARERSGVQIFGDAHTWWDQAEGRYRRGSTPRPGAVMAFRSTGSMVLGHVAAVASVVDSRTVLLDHANWSPINGRRGQVERGVKAVDVSPANDWSQVRVWYAPIGALGITAFPVAGFIYPEPAGGGPFGGRRVLARADHAPATDQPPISPAPSRRFASAFASLGEPRAAMPALAHGMTAGPRPRRTVAEPARPRDPITAAIARYGS; encoded by the coding sequence ATGAAGTGTATCGCGTCTATCATCGCACTCATGTGCGCGCTGGCTGTTTCAGGGCCCGCCGCCGCAAGCGCGAGCGAGGCGTTCGAGGCGCCGGCCGGGCAGGTCGAGCTCGCTCCCTACCTGCAATGCGTGCCGTATGCGCGGGAGCGTTCAGGGGTCCAGATCTTCGGGGATGCGCACACCTGGTGGGACCAGGCCGAAGGGCGCTATCGCCGCGGAAGCACGCCGCGGCCCGGCGCGGTGATGGCGTTCCGTTCCACGGGCAGCATGGTGCTGGGTCACGTGGCGGCGGTCGCGAGCGTGGTGGACAGCCGCACGGTCCTGCTCGATCACGCCAACTGGTCGCCGATCAACGGACGGCGCGGGCAAGTCGAACGCGGGGTCAAGGCCGTCGACGTCTCGCCGGCGAACGACTGGAGCCAGGTGCGGGTCTGGTACGCTCCGATCGGAGCGCTGGGGATCACGGCGTTCCCGGTGGCGGGCTTCATTTACCCGGAGCCGGCTGGCGGCGGGCCGTTCGGGGGGCGGCGCGTGCTGGCGCGCGCGGACCATGCGCCGGCAACCGACCAGCCGCCGATCTCGCCCGCGCCGTCCCGGCGCTTCGCCAGTGCCTTCGCGAGTCTGGGCGAACCCCGCGCCGCGATGCCGGCCCTCGCGCACGGCATGACGGCCGGTCCGCGGCCGCGCCGTACAGTCGCTGAGCCTGCCCGGCCGCGCGATCCGATCACGGCCGCGATCGCGCGCTACGGCAGCTAG
- a CDS encoding DUF3297 family protein, producing the protein MSDEKPQTPPDHLSVNPRSPHFDESVLQRGIGIRFKDRVRTDVEEYSISEGWIRVQAGKSVDRKGQPLTIKLNGPVEAWFEDLGDEPPVAKKAG; encoded by the coding sequence ATGAGCGACGAGAAGCCCCAGACCCCGCCCGACCACCTTTCGGTCAACCCGCGCAGCCCGCATTTCGACGAGAGCGTGCTGCAGCGCGGCATCGGCATCCGCTTCAAGGACCGCGTGCGGACCGACGTGGAGGAATATTCAATCTCCGAAGGCTGGATCAGGGTGCAGGCCGGCAAGTCTGTCGACCGCAAGGGCCAGCCGCTCACGATCAAGCTGAACGGTCCTGTCGAAGCCTGGTTCGAAGACCTGGGCGATGAACCGCCGGTTGCGAAGAAGGCCGGCTAG
- the tig gene encoding trigger factor, with amino-acid sequence MKIEETTTEGLRRAYAITIPAKEIDAAIEAEVKKIAPQVRMPGFRPGKVPANLVRKMHGDAIHGQVVNEQITGAVDGLMREKKLRPAMQPRVEMGEGYEQGKDVSLSVDLEVLPEIEAPTIDGLKLERLTVPVSDAEVDEAVGNIASQQKSWKDAPKAKKAGDGDQLIIDFTGSIDGVEFEGGKAEETPLVIGAGRFIPGFEEQLAGAKAGDDKTITVSFPEDYPAKELAGKDAQFAIHVHKVQVEDETVVDEDFAKSLGLESMEQLRGLLKGQLEQELGGLTRTAMKRQLLDTLASGHDFDVPQGMVDAEFEQIWAQLQQEAANDENPEEALKEIEGEKDDYRKIAERRVRLGLLLSEIGQAAGVQVTQQEMSMLIQQAAQQYRPDDRERFMELIRTNDMAAAQLRAPLYEDKVVDYLFDKAEVTEREVTREELQAAIEAEETAEPAPARKKAPAKKAAKADDAKAAKAGAEDKPEPAKGAPAKKAAGKSAAKSSDEGEAEKPARKAPAKTAAKADDTGADKPAKKAPAKKAAAKK; translated from the coding sequence ATGAAGATCGAAGAGACCACCACCGAAGGCCTGCGCCGCGCCTATGCGATCACGATCCCCGCCAAGGAGATCGACGCCGCGATCGAGGCCGAGGTGAAGAAGATCGCCCCGCAGGTCCGCATGCCTGGCTTCCGTCCCGGCAAGGTGCCGGCGAACCTTGTCAGGAAGATGCACGGGGACGCGATCCACGGGCAGGTGGTCAACGAACAGATCACGGGCGCCGTCGACGGCCTGATGCGCGAGAAGAAGCTGCGCCCCGCCATGCAGCCTCGCGTGGAAATGGGTGAAGGTTACGAACAGGGCAAGGACGTCTCGCTCTCGGTCGATCTGGAAGTGCTGCCCGAGATCGAGGCACCGACGATCGACGGCCTCAAGCTGGAACGCTTGACCGTTCCCGTCAGCGATGCCGAAGTGGACGAGGCTGTGGGGAACATCGCCAGCCAGCAGAAGAGCTGGAAGGATGCGCCCAAGGCGAAGAAGGCCGGCGACGGCGATCAGCTGATCATCGACTTCACCGGCTCCATCGACGGTGTCGAATTCGAAGGCGGCAAGGCGGAGGAAACGCCGCTGGTGATCGGCGCCGGCCGCTTCATCCCCGGCTTCGAGGAACAGCTCGCCGGGGCCAAGGCGGGCGACGACAAGACGATCACCGTCTCGTTCCCGGAAGACTATCCCGCCAAGGAACTGGCCGGCAAGGACGCCCAGTTCGCGATCCATGTGCACAAGGTGCAGGTGGAAGACGAAACCGTGGTGGACGAAGACTTCGCAAAGTCCCTCGGCCTTGAAAGCATGGAACAACTCCGCGGCCTGCTGAAGGGACAGCTGGAACAGGAGCTCGGCGGCCTCACGCGCACGGCGATGAAGCGCCAGCTGCTCGACACCCTGGCTTCGGGCCACGATTTCGACGTGCCGCAGGGCATGGTCGATGCCGAGTTCGAGCAGATCTGGGCCCAGCTTCAGCAGGAAGCCGCCAACGACGAAAACCCGGAAGAGGCGCTGAAGGAAATCGAAGGCGAGAAGGACGATTACCGCAAGATCGCAGAGCGGCGCGTGCGCCTGGGCCTGCTGCTTTCGGAAATCGGCCAGGCCGCCGGCGTGCAGGTGACGCAGCAGGAAATGTCGATGCTGATCCAGCAGGCCGCGCAGCAGTATCGCCCGGACGACCGCGAGCGTTTCATGGAACTGATCCGGACCAACGACATGGCGGCCGCACAGCTTCGCGCGCCGCTGTATGAAGACAAAGTGGTCGATTACCTGTTCGACAAGGCCGAAGTGACGGAGCGGGAAGTGACCCGCGAGGAACTGCAGGCCGCGATCGAGGCGGAAGAAACCGCCGAGCCCGCGCCCGCCAGGAAGAAGGCGCCTGCCAAGAAGGCGGCGAAGGCCGACGATGCCAAGGCCGCGAAGGCCGGGGCCGAAGACAAGCCGGAACCCGCGAAGGGAGCGCCGGCCAAGAAGGCTGCCGGCAAGTCCGCCGCCAAGTCCTCCGACGAAGGAGAGGCGGAGAAGCCGGCCCGGAAGGCACCGGCCAAGACGGCTGCGAAGGCGGACGATACCGGGGCCGACAAGCCGGCGAAGAAGGCACCGGCCAAGAAGGCCGCCGCCAAGAAGTAA